In Archocentrus centrarchus isolate MPI-CPG fArcCen1 chromosome 16, fArcCen1, whole genome shotgun sequence, a single window of DNA contains:
- the dctn3 gene encoding dynactin subunit 3: MDKKMEMDNLEIRLQALESHVYGERRNKSGKPVKCAESLTRIQAGLTNTANKRERVKILHKKIEDLLKYLDPQFTDHITVPDAMKLEFILAEEDFLLSQAALLEQVSNLQPLLDSTYIRDVPEHATKLQRLSQIHIKQQDQSEAQSQEVKKLFEEYNKMMFLLSKQFTQWDETLRKMEEAKGIRPVE, encoded by the exons ATGGATAAAAAAATGGAGATGGATAACCTGGAAATTCGTCTGCAGGCGCTAGAGAGTCACGTATATGGCGAGAGAAGAAACAAAAGTGGAAAACCTGTAAAG TGTGCAGAGTCTTTGACCAGGATTCAAGCAGGTCTGACCAACACGGCTAACAAGAGAGAACGAGTAAAGATCCTGCACAAGAAGA TTGAGGACCTGTTAAAGTACCTGGACCCCCAGTTCACTGACCACATCACTGTGCCTGATGCCATGAAGCTGGAGTTCATCCTCGCTG AGGAGGATTTCTTACTTTCTCAGGCTGCTTTACTAGAGCAGGTCAGCAACCTGCAGCCACTGCTGGACAGCACCTACATCAGAG aTGTACCTGAACATGCCACCAAGCTTCAACGTTTGTCACAGATTCACATCAAACAGCAG gACCAAAGTGAGGCTCAGTCACAGGAAGTTAAGAAGCTTTTTGAAGAATATAACAAAATG ATGTTCCTGTTGTCCAAGCAGTTCACCCAGTGGGATGAGACCCtgaggaagatggaagaagCCAAAGGAATCCGACCTGTGGAGTAG